The genomic window CGCCTGGAACACCGCCGCGTAGTCGATCGCCGTATCCGCCATGGTCGCCGCCTCAGCGTCCGTCGCCTTCCTGTGATCTCCACCATAGGAGTCGAAGGCCTCCGGGGCGCGATCCCCTTCCAGGAAGACAGGCAGGTCACGCACGGTGATGCGCTACCGGACAGAGCGTCGCGGGTGCGCCGGGCGCCGCGCGTCGGTCACTGGGCGGTGCGCAGCAGGAACCGAACCGAGCCGGCGCGTCACACACCGTGACGTTCAGCAGGGCTGCCGCCACACCCCGAGTTCCAGTCGCTTCACCATGGACGACAGCTTCAGTCGGCGGGACTCGGCGCAGAAGCTGCTCCTGGGTTCCGTGTACTCCACGTGGAACACGGCCTTGCCGGCCTCGATGAACGGCGTGAGTCGCGCGCACTCGTCGTACTGCGCGCACTCCTCGTTGACCGCGAAGTCGAAGTCGGTCAGGAGCTGGGGGATTTGGGGCAGGTCGTTCTTCAGGCCCACCGACAGGCCGCGCTCGTGGGCGATGTCCGCGATCATGCGGTTGTAGGTGAGCTGGTCGCGTGCGGTGAGCGGGAAGCCGGTCTCGTTGCCGTAGCCCTCCACGAGGTCGGGCTCGACCGCGTCGAAGCCCTTGTCGCGGCACATGTCGAAGCGTCGTTCCATGAGGGGCCGCAGGATGTCGAGCTGCCGGATGTCCAGCCACCGTTCGCCCGCCCAGCCGTTCTGTTCGCCGAGCACCGAGCGCGGGAAGGCGTCCTTGTCGGGCCGGAAGTCCTCCCAGGCGCCGACGTTGATGTAGCAGATGACCTTCCGGCCGTCCCGGTGCAGCCTGGCCACGTCCGCCGTGGAGTTCTCGAAGCCGTCGATGTCGTAGACCGGCACATCGGCCGAGGGGTCGGCCTTTCCGTCCAACTGCCACTGCCAGGCGAGCCCGGGCCGGGGTTTCCAGAGCGTGTCGGAGTCCATGTCGCCGTCGTCGGTGCAGCCCGTCAGCGTCGCAGCCACCAGCGCGGCCAGCAGGGCCACGTGTGCGAGCGTCGTCCTCCTCATCGTTCCGTCCCGGTGAGTGCGGGGGTCAATTGGGCCCAGGGGTTGGGTGGTTCGCCCGTCACGGGACCGCAGACCGCGGCGCCCCGGTCGTGTGCGGTGCGGACGGCGAGCGGTACGAGCGCCTCGGGGACGCCGTAGACGAGGTGGCAGAGCCGCTCGGCTGGATGCCGGGCGGCCCAGGTGGGCCGGCTGAACGCCGACACATACGTCGACCAGTGGCCCTCGAAGGTGACGGTCAGGTCGGCGAGGCGGGCGTACCCGGGGGCCGGGTGGACCCCGGGGTTGAGGACGACGGTCCCGGCGCCGAGCCGGCGTACGGTCCGGACGAGTCGGCGGCAGGCGGGCAGGCCGTCCGGCGTGGCCGTCACCTGGTCGAGGAAGCAGCCGTCGGCCGCGTACCACTCCTGGTGACGGCGTACGTCGTCGGCGATCTCGGCACGGTCGCGCATCCCGTAGTCGGTGTCGACATAGCCGAGCAGCCGGGCCCCGGCCGCGCGCAGCGCACCGGCCGCCGCGGTGAACGCGGGGTCGGGGCCGTCGCCCGGTCCGTTCGCTGGGTTCAGCACGACGCCGTACGTCCGGGTGGCGGCCCTGATCAGCCGGTGCCAGGCCCCCGGGTCCTCGGCCGGGTGGACGTACAGCGGGATCAACAGGCTCACGGCCTACCGTCGCCTTTCCCGCCGCCCCCGCCGG from Streptomyces sp. DSM 40750 includes these protein-coding regions:
- a CDS encoding endo alpha-1,4 polygalactosaminidase, encoding MRRTTLAHVALLAALVAATLTGCTDDGDMDSDTLWKPRPGLAWQWQLDGKADPSADVPVYDIDGFENSTADVARLHRDGRKVICYINVGAWEDFRPDKDAFPRSVLGEQNGWAGERWLDIRQLDILRPLMERRFDMCRDKGFDAVEPDLVEGYGNETGFPLTARDQLTYNRMIADIAHERGLSVGLKNDLPQIPQLLTDFDFAVNEECAQYDECARLTPFIEAGKAVFHVEYTEPRSSFCAESRRLKLSSMVKRLELGVWRQPC
- a CDS encoding spherulation-specific family 4 protein, encoding MSLLIPLYVHPAEDPGAWHRLIRAATRTYGVVLNPANGPGDGPDPAFTAAAGALRAAGARLLGYVDTDYGMRDRAEIADDVRRHQEWYAADGCFLDQVTATPDGLPACRRLVRTVRRLGAGTVVLNPGVHPAPGYARLADLTVTFEGHWSTYVSAFSRPTWAARHPAERLCHLVYGVPEALVPLAVRTAHDRGAAVCGPVTGEPPNPWAQLTPALTGTER